The genomic segment AGCGATAGTCAAGCCGCACGCCAAGCGTACGCCGTCCTTCTCCCGAGACATATTGGAGATAGCTGCCGGCCGGCGCGAAGGTGATCGTCTGGATGCGCGAGACGAAGATCTTGTCGAAGATGTTGCGGCCGTAGACGCTCAGGCGCATCCGCCCATCAGACGCGCCGATGCCGATCGACCCGTTGAAGATGCCATAGGCGGGGATGATCGTGTTGGGGTTGCCCGCCACGGACCAAGCGCTGCTTCGATGGTAGTAGTTGGCGTTCGCGAAGAACTTCATGCGCTCGCCGAGGTCGATCGAAAAGTCTCCGTTGATGTTGAAGGTCATCTTCGGAGCCTGGATCGACGGCAGTCCCGACACGTCGTTGACCGTGCCGGTGCCCAGCACGTAGCAGCCGCGGCCGGGTGCGGAGAGACGCGGCTGGCCGCTGTAGCAGGGCGCGAGGAAATTCTGGTACTTGGTCGGCGCATAGGACGCGTTGCCGCCCAGGGCCAGGTTGGGGGTGACCCGGGCGATGACTTCGCCCTCGATGCCGCGCGACAGCACATGCGGTGCATTGGCCAGCACCGAACGGGTGATACCGTCGGCCCCGACCTGCGAGACCGTGGTCTGGAAGTTGTTGAAACGCTCGTGGAATAGGCTGAGGTTCACAGTCAGGCGCCTGTCGAACATCTGCGTACGGGCGCCAATTTCGTAGTTGACGACCGTTTCCTTGTCGACCGGCCGCAGCGATCCGATGGAGGTGCCCACCGCCGGCGCCTTGTAGCCGGTCGAATAGGTCGCATAGAACATCGCGTCCTCGAACGGCTTGTACTGCAGGGTGACCTTACCCGAAAAATCGCTGGCCTTGCGCTTTGCGCTCACCGCTGCCGGCACGCTGCCCAGGAAAGTGTAGATCGGGTCGGTCGTCGGGAAGTAGCTGGCCTCCACCCGATCGCGCGTGAACCGCCCGCCACCCACCACGGTGAAGCGATCAGTCAGGTGGATATTGCCTTCGCCGAAGATTGCGAAACTGCGGATCGACGACGGATAGTTGGCGTCGGCAGCGACGAGTGCGGCAGACAGCGTGTTGGGCGGCAGGGTCATGTTGCGTACGCCGCCCGAGCGCTCCGCCGCATTGGTCTTGGCGTCATAGAAGAATGCGCCGACGACATAGTCGATCAGGCCGCCCTTCGGCGAGCTCAGGCGGGATTCTTGGCTGAACTGGTGCGATTTCTGCCGCGCGTCGTTGAGATCGTAGAAATTGGCCTGCGTTTGATCCTGGTCGAACGATGATCCCACGCGCGCTTCGGTATAGGCGGTGATCGATTTCAGCGAATAGTCGCCGATGGCATAGGTGATCTGAGCCTGGGCGTCCTTCTGCTTGATGTAAACCTCGTCCCCGACGTTATGGGAATAGGCGAGATTCTTGCTGCCCGGAGTGATTCCGGCGGCGGCGAGCAGGCTCGGGAAGTCAATGAGGGTGCTGGAGTTCGCCGGAACTGGAGCGGTGTACGGGCCGAGCGAGCGCACCGTCCCCAGACCTCCGAGGCCATCGTCATGATGATCCTGCACGTCGGCGATCAGATAGACTTCCAAGTTGTCGGTCGCCTGCCACAGGAGCTTGGCCTTGATGCCGTAGTCCCGGTAGCCGCCACCCTTCGAGTTGTCATAGCGGTTGGAGAGGTAACCGTCCTGGCTCTGGTAGATGCCCGTCAGCCGGAGCGCGAGGTTGTTCGCCAGCGGCAGATTGACGCTGTTGTCGAAGCGAACCTCCTTCCGCTCGCCGTATCGCATCGAGCCCTCGACACTGAATTCGTCGAACATGGGCTTCTGGGTGACGACATAGATGACGCCGGCCGACGCGTTCTTGCCGAACAGCGTGCCTTGCGGTCCCTTTAGAACTTCGATCCGCTCGATGTCGGCGAACGTGTTGAAGCCGATGGTGCGCGGCATGCCCTGCACCACCTCGTCGACGACGATGCCGACGGCCTTCTCCAGGTTGTAGTCGAAGCCCTGGGTGCCCAAGCCGCGGATGGTGAAGCCGGCGCCGAGCTGTGGATTGAACGACACGCCAGGCGCGATGTAGGGGATGTCGGTCGCCGCCTTATAGCCGGAATTGCGAATGGCGTCCTGGCTGATGGCGACGACCGATACCGGGACGTCCTGAAGCCGCGCAGCGCGTCGCGTGCCTGTCACAATGATGTCGGACGACTGTTCCGCAGGGTTGGCATCCGATGCAGCGGCACTGACGTCGCCGGGCTCGGCCGAGGTATCGGCATAGGCAGCCTGCGAGGACATCAGGGCGATAGCAAGACCTGCGGAAGAAATGTGATAGCGCATTAAACCCCCATATTGCTGGGCAAGGCACCTCGACATGGGAAGCGCGCTTGCTCGGATGATGTTGATCTCCCTGCCCTCGCTTTCACTGGAGGGTTTATTGCTCCGGCCGATTGCCTCTCGACGTCAAGCCGGTCACCAGACAGACGCTAGATTGTAACGAAGGGTGTTCCAATCCGATTGGGGTCTGTGTTCGCCAGGCGAGCACTTAGCGGTGCCGCACGTTTGCAGGATCTTCGACCTCTGCAGTAGGCATCATCACCATATGGCCGAGTTCGTGCGCGAGGTTGAAGCGTTTGCGCTCTACCCAGATGTCTCTCCGCATGACGATCACGCGAGCGCCATGGCGCCCGTTGCGCATGACGCGCGCGGCGAGGCCGTCAATGTCGTCAAGTGGAGTCGAGAGAACCTTGATGGCGCGTTCTTCGATCCCGCGAGCTTGGGCACTGGGTCGTGATTCCAGGCCCATTCCTCGGGAACTGAGCGAGCGGCGTCTTCGGCATCACGTATAACGTGCAAGAGATATGGCGCGCTCCGAGGCAGTCGTTGCGACAACTTTCCAGTAGCCAGAAGGTACGCGATGCCGTTCAGATGGTCGCTTGGCTACTTTCATAATGGACACGGCCGCCCCATGATCGCTCGATTGCTGCGAAGCGCGGGTTTTGTTCAACGGACTAAATAGGGAGCCTTGAAGGAGCCTCGGCGATCTAGCTCGCGAACGGGTGGGAACGGCCGCGTCTGGCCGGGAGCCGACCCTAACGTGCGGAGGGAGAATGCCTCTCCGCCAATGTTGGAGATCGAAGGCGCCAAGCCGACGGCTGTCTAATTAGCACAATGTCTGCTTGCCGCATTTGCCATTCTGATTTTCGAACAGTCGCCCGTGTCCAACAGCCTGGCCATTCTGAGCCCACCGAACAGAGGGCAGCTTTTGGCTGAACCTGCCATTCTCCGGCGGACCCGTGAATGGCAACAAAGTCCCAGCCTAAGCCGTTCCGAGCGCCTCGCTAAGACTTCCGGAGCGCTGCCAAGCTTACTTGAACGAATAGCAGAATTTGAGGACCTGGCAGGTGGTCTGAGTGACAGCAACTGGGTCCACTCACCTGCACGACATCTTGGCCAGTTTCTTCGATACCCAAGTCACGTCAAGGCCAGAGTCCGTCTGTGGGATGAAGATTCTGCTCTCAGCGCCGCCTTACGGCGACAGGCTACATGCTTTCCTGGTTGAGCTTTGGTTTGCGAAGCGGCTATCGCATCTTCGTCATTACAATTGATCACTCTAATGTACGGTATACACCGCCCCGCGCCAGCAGTGCTTCGCGCGCTGCAAATAAAAAGAATTGTGCCATTTAGAATCGAGCCGCAGCGCTCCGGATCGTAGCGTTGTGAGCGTTGACAGATCAGACGAGCCTCCGCACCAGTTAGGCAGCTGCTTTAAAAAATTGGGAGAAAACGATGCAAATGGCCGGCAAAAAGGTGCTCATCACGGGGGCGAGCGGGCTCGTCGCCTTTCCAGTCGCTGCGGAACTCGCCAAGCGCAATGAGGTGTATGCTTTGGCGCGCTGGTCCGATCCCGAGCAGAAAGGGGCCATGCAGAAGGCAGGTGCAGAGCCAATCATTTTTGATCTGACAAACGAGGATGTCTCTTCGCTCCCGCGGTCGATCGACGTGGTGATCAACTACGCCGTGCTGCCGCCCAAGTTCGGCAATATGGCCTATGACGTGAACACCGGCGCTACGGGGCGGCTCGCACGCCATTACCGTGACGCCGAGGCCTTCGTTCACGGTAGCACAGGTTCACTTTACGAGTACCAAGGCGAGCGCCCGCTGAGCGAGGAAGACCCCTATGGTCTCCACAGCGGTGGAGAGAATTATGCCGCCAGCAAGATCGGCGCCGAATACATGTTGAAGCACCTCAGCGTCGATTATAAGCTGCCGGTGACGATCGTGCGCATCTTTTCCTTTTATGGGCCGCGCGGGGGCGGCGTGACCCAGCGCATCGATCAAGTGGCACGCGGAGTGCCCGTGAGTGTCTACCCTGGCGTGCGCAACTTCCACACGCCGTTGTACGAAAGTGACTACGTCCAGAAGACAATCGCCGCAGCGGCAATCGCCAAGGTTGGCTGCGAGACCGTCAACGTCGGGGGATCCGAAGTGGTGACCACACAGGAGTACTGCCGGCTTGCGGGCGAGATCCTAGGCAAGGAACCGATCTTCGTGGAGAACGGGAACTCTTGGCCAATCTGGGCAGACACGTCCAAGATGGAGCGACTGTTGGGGCCGAGCAAAGTATCTGTTCGTGAGGGTATCCGACAAGTCATAGAGAGGTTCGACCAGCGCCTTGACAATCCCCATCACGTTCTTGGTGCAGCGGAGGTTGCCGACTGACAGCGCATGATCGCTAGGCACGTCGAACATGGGTAAGGTCCAGACACGCGAGCTGCCTTCCCGCGCTGCTCCTGCGTGAGTTCAGGCCTACCTGCGCCGTCGTACCAAGTGAGGTTCCCCGCACACGATCTGCTGGAGCGCGTAGAGCGGGGTTGTCGGAGCAATCTGGCGCTGCCCCTCACCCACGGGAAAATGCAGCGATGCGGGCTCTGCGATACCAGGTGCACCAGTTGGTAAGGTCGGGCAGGTAGGGCCGAGAGCGCCGACTTTCATGAAGAAAGCGCTCAGACGCCATGGATCGCCTGAAGCTGTCTCCACCGATGGGCTTTGCTCGTAGGGTGCCGCAATGAACGAGCTGGGCAACCGTGATAAGCAGTAGATTGGCCGCTGAGCCAGTAACCGGGTGGAGAACTCGCACCTGCTATTTGTACTTCTGCTCCCGAACGGCAAATTCGTGCGGAACAGCGGGCGGGCACACTACGTTGCACTCACGTTATTACGGAGAACAGCAGATGGCTCAGAAGGGTGCAGGCGGAAACGCCGGGGCAGTGACCGAAAAGGGGGGCGATGGGGCGAACGGCAGCACCGGCACGGGTCGAGGCGGCGGCAAATCCGGAGGCGGTTCCGCGGGAGAGCGGACGAAGAAGGAAGAAGGCGAAACCGGTCCCGCTCAGGACAACGAGTAGGCAGATGGCCCGGGTGCAGCCCAGTCTCCCGGGCGATCTCCGCGTTCGAAAGGCAAGCGCGGGACCAATGAGGGCGGCCGGAATTGTGCTTGGCGTGGGCATTGGCGGCTTCATCGATGGCATTTTTCTCCACCAGATCTTCCAGGTTCACGCGATGCTTTCGGCCAAGGTTCCGCTCGACAGCATGGCGAACATGCAAACGAACATGACCGCCGACGGCGTGTTCCATGCCGCGATGCTGGTCGCGGTGATCCTAGGCATCGTCCTGCTTTTCAAGGCTAGCCGACGTGAGGATGTCCTCTG from the Novosphingobium sp. 9U genome contains:
- a CDS encoding ImmA/IrrE family metallo-endopeptidase, which translates into the protein MGLESRPSAQARGIEERAIKVLSTPLDDIDGLAARVMRNGRHGARVIVMRRDIWVERKRFNLAHELGHMVMMPTAEVEDPANVRHR
- a CDS encoding DUF2243 domain-containing protein, whose amino-acid sequence is MRAAGIVLGVGIGGFIDGIFLHQIFQVHAMLSAKVPLDSMANMQTNMTADGVFHAAMLVAVILGIVLLFKASRREDVLWSGSALTGSMLMGWGLFNVVEGIIDHHVLQLHHVVERLGLSKWDWAFLAGSLGLIVLGVLIARQHPHQSQ
- a CDS encoding TonB-dependent receptor, which codes for MSSQAAYADTSAEPGDVSAAASDANPAEQSSDIIVTGTRRAARLQDVPVSVVAISQDAIRNSGYKAATDIPYIAPGVSFNPQLGAGFTIRGLGTQGFDYNLEKAVGIVVDEVVQGMPRTIGFNTFADIERIEVLKGPQGTLFGKNASAGVIYVVTQKPMFDEFSVEGSMRYGERKEVRFDNSVNLPLANNLALRLTGIYQSQDGYLSNRYDNSKGGGYRDYGIKAKLLWQATDNLEVYLIADVQDHHDDGLGGLGTVRSLGPYTAPVPANSSTLIDFPSLLAAAGITPGSKNLAYSHNVGDEVYIKQKDAQAQITYAIGDYSLKSITAYTEARVGSSFDQDQTQANFYDLNDARQKSHQFSQESRLSSPKGGLIDYVVGAFFYDAKTNAAERSGGVRNMTLPPNTLSAALVAADANYPSSIRSFAIFGEGNIHLTDRFTVVGGGRFTRDRVEASYFPTTDPIYTFLGSVPAAVSAKRKASDFSGKVTLQYKPFEDAMFYATYSTGYKAPAVGTSIGSLRPVDKETVVNYEIGARTQMFDRRLTVNLSLFHERFNNFQTTVSQVGADGITRSVLANAPHVLSRGIEGEVIARVTPNLALGGNASYAPTKYQNFLAPCYSGQPRLSAPGRGCYVLGTGTVNDVSGLPSIQAPKMTFNINGDFSIDLGERMKFFANANYYHRSSAWSVAGNPNTIIPAYGIFNGSIGIGASDGRMRLSVYGRNIFDKIFVSRIQTITFAPAGSYLQYVSGEGRRTLGVRLDYR
- a CDS encoding NAD(P)-dependent oxidoreductase, producing MQMAGKKVLITGASGLVAFPVAAELAKRNEVYALARWSDPEQKGAMQKAGAEPIIFDLTNEDVSSLPRSIDVVINYAVLPPKFGNMAYDVNTGATGRLARHYRDAEAFVHGSTGSLYEYQGERPLSEEDPYGLHSGGENYAASKIGAEYMLKHLSVDYKLPVTIVRIFSFYGPRGGGVTQRIDQVARGVPVSVYPGVRNFHTPLYESDYVQKTIAAAAIAKVGCETVNVGGSEVVTTQEYCRLAGEILGKEPIFVENGNSWPIWADTSKMERLLGPSKVSVREGIRQVIERFDQRLDNPHHVLGAAEVAD